From the genome of Clostridia bacterium, one region includes:
- a CDS encoding helix-turn-helix domain-containing protein yields the protein MEFIQPYVRYATKSNYFIYDTVQTPDCRLLYILSGKGSFDTSDAEIPLTAGTLLYYPPGCIYRIFSDPRSPLNFYTVNFDFTQEFLQFNRPITPVSPMLFDEKSLLPTHLKTEEAAFLKPFAVRDATTVKPDLDALLLEKEARVPLSEQLCSGYLQLILCKLLRLHKNTSPDETAFMHVLSYIRAHFKEQINNKSIAEALNYHPNYLSAVVKETTGMPLHSYITDFRLHQAAGLLGSTRLSVGEIAERCGFTNANHFSALFKKHMNCSPLKYRNKT from the coding sequence TTGGAATTTATACAGCCCTATGTGCGGTATGCCACAAAAAGCAATTATTTTATTTATGACACGGTGCAAACGCCCGACTGCCGTTTGCTGTATATTTTGTCGGGCAAGGGAAGCTTTGACACAAGCGACGCCGAAATCCCTCTTACTGCCGGCACTTTGCTGTATTATCCGCCGGGATGCATCTACCGCATTTTTTCCGACCCCCGGTCACCTCTTAACTTTTACACCGTAAACTTTGATTTTACGCAGGAATTTTTGCAATTCAACCGCCCTATTACACCCGTTTCTCCCATGCTTTTCGATGAAAAAAGCCTGCTTCCTACCCACTTGAAAACGGAAGAAGCTGCCTTTTTAAAGCCGTTTGCCGTAAGGGATGCCACAACCGTAAAGCCCGACTTGGATGCACTGCTTTTGGAAAAAGAAGCACGCGTGCCCTTAAGTGAACAGCTGTGCTCCGGGTACCTGCAACTGATTTTATGCAAGCTCCTGCGCTTACACAAAAACACGTCCCCCGACGAGACGGCATTTATGCACGTTTTAAGCTATATCCGCGCCCATTTTAAGGAACAGATTAACAACAAAAGCATCGCGGAAGCTTTAAATTACCACCCCAACTACCTAAGTGCGGTAGTCAAAGAAACCACCGGCATGCCGTTGCACAGCTATATCACAGACTTTCGGCTGCATCAGGCGGCAGGACTTTTGGGTTCTACCCGCCTTTCGGTTGGAGAAATTGCCGAAAGATGCGGTTTTACCAATGCCAACCATTTTTCGGCATTGTTTAAAAAGCACATGAATTGTTCACCCCTTAAGTATCGCAATAAAACCTAA